One region of Salvia miltiorrhiza cultivar Shanhuang (shh) chromosome 3, IMPLAD_Smil_shh, whole genome shotgun sequence genomic DNA includes:
- the LOC131018789 gene encoding uncharacterized protein LOC131018789, with protein sequence MNYEDKINIAIEEDIDEELEDEIKTEMEIELYDLVRQLMEAAKVVITLLENIMTLHSTADNALMRRPKTREGFRFITRMMDGDPSQFQQLYRMYPDVFIKLCQIIREKAHVDDTRYTTVEEMLATFLIIVGHNDRYCNVRERFGRSHFATSQNFNKILRALNTIAPDMMVKPTGAIPAKIRESTRFYPYFKDCIGAIDGTHIPATIIGKDVSCYRNRHGVNSQNVLAACNFDLQFIYVLSGWEGSAHDSKILSDALSRPNGLHVPQGKYFLVDCGFANRRQFLAPLRGVRYHLKDFGGDGRNPRNADELFNLRHASLRNVIERIFGIFKSRFTIFKTAPPFPFQTQAELVLACAGLHNFLRKECRSDEFPVDVEEGNVAADVENDANILDYLSQSQLSQRNEANAWRASIANATWEYRHITETDQDTQAETEDNS encoded by the exons ATGAATTATGAAGATAAAATTAACATTGCAATTGAAGAAGACATAGATGAAGAACTTGAGGATGAAATCAAAACAGAGATGGAGATTGAACTTTATGATCTTGTTAGGCAACTGATGGAAGCTGCTAAGGTAGTTATCACTCTATTGGAAAATATTATGACGCTACATTCGACTGCTGACAACGCTCTGATGCGACGACCAAAGACTAGGGAAGGATTTCGTTTTATTACGAGAATGATGGATGGAGATCCGAGCCAGTTTCAACAGTTGTATAGAATGTATCCTGACGTCTTCATCAAATTATGCCAGATCATTAGGGAGAAAGCCCATGTGGATGATACACGATATACAACTGTTGAAGAAATGTTGGCAACATTCCTCATCATTGTAGGGCACAACGATCGTTATTGTAACGTTCGTGAAAGGTTTGGTCGTTCGCATTTTGCTACTAGTCAGAACTTCAACAAAATCTTGAGAGCATTGAACACCATAGCACCGGACATGATGGTTAAGCCGACTGGCGCAATACCCGCTAAAATTCGGGAAAGTACCAGATTTTATCCTTACTTCAAG GATTGTATCGGGGCTATAGATGGCACTCATATCCCGGCCACGATAATAGGTAAAGACGTGAGCTGTTATCGTAACCGTCATGGGGTGAATTCGCAAAATGTTTTGGCAGCTTGCAACTTTGATTTGCAATTCATCTATGTGCTTAGTGGATGGGAAGGCTCAGCCCATGattccaaaattttaagtgATGCGTTGTCTAGACCAAATGGACTCCACGTGCCTCAAGGTAAATATTTTCTAGTAGATTGTGGATTTGCTAATCGTCGTCAGTTTTTGGCTCCATTACGTGGCGTTCGATATCATCTCAAAGATTTCGGTGGTGATGGTCGTAATCCAAGAAATGCAGATGAGTTGTTCAATCTTCGACACGCATCATTGCGAAACGTGATTGAACGCATTTTTGGAATCTTCAAATCACgtttcacaattttcaaaacaGCTCCTCCGTTCCCTTTTCAGACACAAGCAGAGTTAGTTTTGGCTTGTGCTGGATTGCATAACTTTCTCCGAAAGGAGTGTCGTTCTGATGAATTTCCAGTCGAtgttgaagaaggaaatgttgcaGCAGATGTTGAGAACGATGCGAACATTTTGGATTATCTTTCTCAAAGCCAGCTGTCTCAGAGGAATGAAGCTAATGCATGGAGAGCAAGTATTGCTAATGCTACGTGGGAATATAGACACATAACTGAAACCGATCAAGACACACAGGCGGAGACCGAAGATAATAGTTAG